In the Candidatus Methylacidithermus pantelleriae genome, GTTCAAGCCCCGAACCGGAGGGCATGGAACTCTCGGGCGGTCAAGCCAAACCGCGGCAAGAAGGATCGCTTACGTTTCTTTGGTGAAACGCGAGCCCGCATTTGGCAAAAAAACTCTCCTCAACCCCCCTGTACAGCGCCCCATCGCCGTCCGGACGCAAAACCTCTTCCGGTCTCGGCGTCAAACGTGCCTCAAATGGGCACATGGGAAGCTCAGTCATGAATGGCTACAAGCGCCTTTTTGGAGCGGTTCTGTGCGGGTTTCTTCTCGGTAAAAGCCTGGCACACAATGAAACAATCTCCTCAAAGGAGATCGCGCGACGATATCCTCGCTCACCTCATTGGGATGCACCACCAGGATCGATCGACTTTAGCCGGCCAATGCCGCTTTCCGGTACTCGAAGCCCATCAGCCGGCGCAAGTACTCGGACCAGGATGAAGCCGGCCTTTGGATCACAGACCTGCCCAACAAGCCCTCTGCGATGGCCATGCATCGCAGAGCCCAATCTCCCTGATGGCCGGGACGATCCGTAACGCTTTGCTTGAGAGCCAATGGGGAGAGCCCAAGCCGATTGCCTTTCCCAATTCACTGGTTCGCCGCCGCTTGCACATCCGCGCCTAGAGGGCCACCCCATCGAGTTGTGAAGACTTTGCACCAACACCCACCGTTCCAGTTAGTAACGATTCTGCGGGAATAGGCACAGACCTCTCCCTCCACATCCGCTAACCCGTCTTGTGGCAAATACCCTGCCGCTTGGCCCACCTACGTAACTTCGTTCCGATGTACTTACTAAAGATAAAGAACCTTATGTGTCCCTAGATTGTTTAGCTATGGGCAACTCTTTGGGACTTGCTAGCTCGCCTTATCCGCGTGGGCCAGCGAAAAGGAAAGGGGCAAGACTAAGCGAGCGATACCAGAGCTAGCTAACCTTTTCAACGTGGAGCATCCCGTCGCTGCGCGCCCCAGCGTTGTGGTCGCTCTAACCTGTCACCGAAAAGTAGAAGGTGCTTTTTGGAGCGTTCCAGGGCGACCGCCCCCCGCGCCTAAAGGATTCTGACATCCACCCAAACAAACGAAGTCGATACAAGCGCTTCTCTCTTTGATTCCGTTTGGATTCTTTGCTCTTCGGCTTGCCTAACCTGCAAGGTCGCCATGAGCTAGGTAACCCTACCAAGTCAGGTTTGCTTTTTTCTGTCCCGTCTAGGATAGGCATACCTGCATGGTGAGCTCGCGTGCCCTATGGAAGGATCCCAGGAGGTAAGCGGCGGGCGTATTCCTTGAGCGCTAAACCGCTCCAAGCCGGTCTAGAAGCCATAGGTCGTAGCAGGAGAACAATAGCCGGTTGTTCGTTTTTCGCCGCCAAAGATCCCAAGAACTGACTACACCTTACGCAATGGAAGGAAATCACAGAGAGCCAAGAAAAGAGCATCTACCATCTGTTCTATTTCCTTGTCCGTAGCGCAATAGGGTGGCACCAAAATGAGGACATTCCCAATCCCCCGCGTCAATAGTCCATAGCGACGGGCCCTTTGACAAATTTTTGCGCCCAGTCTTAGCTCAGATGGCCACGGCTTCGCCGTGGCAAAATCTTCAACCAGTTCTACTGCGAGGACCGTTCCCTCCTGCCGGACATCTCCCACGTTAGGGTGCTCCCAAAATCTTCGGCTCAAGCGGGCAACCGCTGCCGAAACTTCTGCGATTCGCTTTTTCCAGTAAACATCCTCTAAAAGGGAAAGGCTAGCCAAGGCACTCGCACAACCCGCCGGATAGGCTGTAAAACTGTGCCCATGGAGAAAGGCACGAGATGGGCCGCCTCGGAAGGATGCAAAGATTTCCTGACGAACCAGCGTTGCTCCCAGCGGTAGAAGCCCCCCGGTAAGACCTTTTCCCAAGGCCACCACATCCGCTATCACTCCCTCATGATGCGCTGCAAACATCCTACCTGTTCGACCAAAACCCGTAAAAACCTCGTCGAGGATGAGGGGAACTTCGAGACTTGCGCACAATGCAGCGGCCGCCCGGAGATACCCAGCCGGATGCATGCGCATGCCTGCCGCTGCTTGGACCTTGGGCTCCACGATCACCCCTGTACATCGGGAAGGATCCTTGGACAGCGTGCGTTCTAAGTCCCTTACACATTCCCATTGGCACTTCCGGTATAACCGCGCATCACGTTTTTCCGGCCGAGCCCGGTTATAAGGACAGCGATAGCAAGACGGGGAAGTCACCGGGCGGGAAGAGAAAAGAAGCTTACCAAACGGCGCATGAAAAACTGGGCTATTGCCGACGCTCATCGCGCCAACCGTGTCTCCATGGTAGCCTCCTTTGAGGCAGATGAAGTAGTCCCGCTCCCGGCCTTCTCGAATGCGGTGATACTGCCAAACAATCTTGATAGCCGCCTCCACCGCCGTAGATCCGTCGTCGGAAAAAAAGGCTCGGAACTCCACGGGAGAATCCTGGGCAAAGAGTTGGGACAACCTCTCTGCAAGAAGGATCGCAGAGGGATGGGTGAGCCCTAAAAAGGAAACGTGATCCAGCGTCCTCCATTGCGCACAAACCGCTTCGATTAACGCGGGGTTCCGATGACCGTAAAGATTGGTCCAAATGGAACTATTGCCGTCGAGATAGGCACGCCCTTCCTCGTCGTAGAGATAGCTCCCCTCACTTCCCACAATGACAGGAAAGGGATCTTCTGGATCAAACCACTCCTCGTAGAGCGTAAACGGATGCCAGACGAAGGTGCGATCTTTCCTTACCCAACTCACGGACAAATCCCCATGTGTCGGAGAATCGCCAAAAGCCCGGCCATGTCGGCAGGCTTGTGCTCGCTTGTGACACTTATGCGCAACCGCGCCTTCCCTCTGGGAACGGTCGGATACCGGATCGCTGGGACATAGAACCCTTCTTCCTGCAATCGAGAAGCCATCTCCATGGCTTTGCTCTCGGCTCCCACAACAATGGGAAGAATGGCGGAAGAACCATCCGGATTGATGAACCGGATGTTATCCCACAGTTGATTCCTTCTCCTAGCTCCCTCTTCCGAGTGAAGAATCTTGAGCGCCTCCAAGGCAGCAGCGACCATGGCCGGAGACAAGGCGGTAGAATACATTAGCGACCGAGCTGAATGCAAAAGCCACTGGATGACTTCCCGAGAGGCAGCCACATAGGCCCCCATGCTCCCCAGCACTTTCCCTAGGGTCCCCAAGTGAAACTCGATTCTCGAAGCGACCCCTAGCTCCGAACCCAAGCCGGCTCCCGCTTTTCCGTAAATCCCTGTAGCATGGGCCTCATCGAGTAAAAGCCAGGCGCCGTACCGGTCCTTAAGTTCAACAAGGTCCTGCAAAGGAGCGACATCTCCGTCCATCGAATAGACGGATTCAGCGACAACGAGAATCCTGCGGTTTTTTTTTGAGTAGCGGGTCAACACCCGTTGAAGAGCGTCCAAATCGCTGTGAGAAAACACCCGGACCAAAGCCCGAGAGAGCCGCGCTCCGTCCCAAAGGGAAGCGTGGGAAAACTCATCCAGAACCACAAGATCCCCGGGGCCCACCAAAGCCCGGATCGTACCTAAAGCTGCTGCATACCCGCTGGAAAAAAGACAGGCCGCTTCCGTTCCCTTCCAACGGGCGATCTCTTCTTCTAGCTGGGTGTGTAGGCCCAACTGGCCACAAACGAGAGGGGAAGCGCCCGCACCGGCACCAAACTTCTCAACCGCTTCGCAGCTTTTTTCCCGTACTCTCGGATGGCAGGAGAGCCCAAGATAATCGTTTGAGGCAAAGCTTACATAGAGCCGCCCCTCTTGCGAAAGATGTCTGGGGGTTCGCCCTTCAAAGGTGATCCGAAACCGTTCCAGCCCTCTCTGGCGAAAGCTGGCCAGTTTTTCCCGGAAGCTGGTTTCCCCACTACCCATGATCTACAATGAAGCGCGGGCAAAAGATGAGCTTCTGTCCTCAAAATCTCGCATGCCATCCAAGGTTACGAGTCGGGAGCCACTAATACGTTTCCCCCGACCATAACCAATCGGGGTGGGGTTTTCCCCTCAATGACACATTCCCACGGATCCTCGCCCGGTTCCCAAGGAAAAGCCACAAGATCCGCTACCGCTCCCGTCTCGATTGTCCCCAGGCTTGGCTTTTTCTGCAAAATTTTTCCTGCCTTTCCCGTCACCATCCACCACCATTGAGCTGGCGCTATACCCGGATGGATCCTGCGAGCCAGGCGAATCTCTTCCCTTAGGTCCAGAGTGTCATTACTGGCCAGGCTGTCGGTTCCGAGAAGTACTGGAACCCCCAAGCTTGTCCATTCCGTTAATGGAAACGCGTCATGACCGAAAAAGGCGTGGCTTTTAGGACAGTGAACCAAGGTAGCGCCACTTTGAACTACGGTATCTTGATCCTCTTTCTGCAGGTAATTCGCGTGAACCAGAATCGCTCGAGGGCTAAGAATTCCCTGCTTCGCCAAAACGCCTAAGGGAGAAGTCTTGCCACAATCCCTGCAGTCTCTTCCCAGTCCCCTCATCAACTCATAAAGCGGCCCTTTGGCTTGGCGAAACATCTCATACTCCTCCTGCGATTCGGCTACATGAGTGGTCCACAGGAGATTCAATTGATCGGCACATCGTGCCACCAAGCGATACAAATGTTCCGAAACCGTATACGGAGCATGGGGCGCCAAGCCTACCCTCTGCATGGGGGAGTGCTGGCACAAGAGACTTTTCCAGAAGCCTGCCAACCGTTCCTCGCTCCACGGAGAAACTCGGATATCGAGAAGCTCTAAAAAGTGGATCGTGCGTAGGAGAGGCTTTTCCTCAAGTAAAATCTCTGGGAACGCCTCAATGTTGGCAACCGTCGTTGTTCCAGAAGCAAGCAAAAGCTCATAGCCCCGACGGATGGCCGATACCAGCCCTTCTCGAGTAAGCTTCGATTTTTCTTCCACGATGCGCCGGATCCAATCCGAAAAGCTTTGGCGAGGTAACCTTCCCTGTAACCCGGTATAATCCAGGTGGCAATGAGCGTTAATGAAGCCCGGGGTCACAATCGCCCCGTCGAGCTCCCACAGCTTGCCTCTCCTTTTTCGTCGTCGCCGGCCCAAGGGACCTACCTCTACGATCCGGTCTCCACGGACAAAGACAAAGCCCGGTTGGTACAACCGCTGTACTCCGATTAAGACGACAGAGGCCCGGATGGTGCACTCTTGCGTTTTTGGGTCCCTCAACCTGGAGAAAAGGCCCGAATTGTGGGGACACAAAGGCATTGCTTGCGCAGGTTGCGCCCGACACCTCTCCAGGCATTCTTAAACTTCCTTAGGGTCACAAGCAAGACCCAAGGAAAAAAACCTCCTACCTTTTCGAGTTTTGCTTCAGGAGTTGTTGCCGCGCGTTTTGGCTACCAGATCGGGATGATCGATCAAGATTGTGGGAAAAAGACTGCGCCCAAGAACGACCCACAGGTGGCGAAAGATCCAGAGAAGCAAGCGCGCGTATGCCCATCCAAGCAGCCAGGATCCGATCACATCGGTCGGATAATGGTGGCCACCGTAGACCCGGGAATAACCCACTAGAAACGCCCAAATCCATAGGAGCCGTCCCCAAGGAAAGTAAAAGGCACTGGTTACGGTTGCTAGGGCGGCGGTGTTACAAGCATGTCCGGAAGGAAACGACCGAAAAGGGCCTTTCTGGGAGGATTGGGACCATCGCACGCCTAGCTTGTCCACTACCCGAACGCCTGCCAGGGCTTGGTAAGGCCGAGGACGCGCAAAGAAGCTTTTGAGGGGACCACTGATACCCAGGTCTCCAATGAGAAAAACGGAAAGCGCGACAGCGACAAAAGCTCGCTCACGAAATCGCCCCAAGCTGACAAGCACCAGTCCCACAACGATTAGACCCCAAAGGAAAAAGTGGAAATCCGAAAGGGTGACCATCCACGGATCAAGCTTTGGATGAGCCAAGGTCACATTAATCGTTCGAAGAAGCCAGAGATCCCACTGCCAAAGGGTTTGCACGGAAGAATAGCGTTCTTGTTTTCGCTACCAAAAAGAAACAGCCTGCCGATCTAGAAGATTTTTCCCAAAGCCCCTACCTATGCCACGTTTGGCATTAAAAGAGAGGACCGACAACATCCTTCTATCGCCCACAAGCCCCAGCTACGTTCTAACGCTAGGGAAGACGATCCTCCGCAAAAAGAACTGCCTTGCCTAGGCCTGCCTCCTCTTTTCTGGAACCCATCTTTTGACTCGCCCTTTAAGAGGATCGACCCAGGCGGTATAGCCGCAGGGCGTTTCCCAGCACAAAGAGGTCCGAAAGCCCCATGGCCGCAGCACAAACCACGGGGGAAACCCATCCGACAACTGCGAGGGGAATCGCTGAAGCGTTATAGAAAAAAGCCCAGAAAAGGTTTTGTCGAATCGTGCGCAAGGTGGCCAAAGCAAGCTGCAGCACAAAGGGGATGTTTTCAATCTCTGCTCGAAGGAGCACCACATCCGATGATTCTTTCGCAAGATCCGTCGCTCCCAGTACAGCGATCCCTAAATCGGCTTGCGCTAAGGCCGGTGCGTCATTAATCCCATCCCCCACAAAAGCAACCCGTCTCCCCTGCTCTTGCCATCGGGCAATCGCTTGCGCCTTTTCGTGAGGCCGGACTTCTGCTATCACCTCATCCGGATGTAAACCGACCTTCCGAGCAAAAGCCAAGGTGGCTTCCCGGGAATCACCCGACAGAAGGCCTACTCGGAAGCCTTGTTTTCGAAGCTCGGTGATTACGCGGGCAGCCTCCTCCTTGGGCTCGGAACCTATTCGAACCCAAGCGATAAGTGTACCCTCCACCGCAAGCCCGATCCTCGATCCATTCTCCCGGCTCCCTTCTGGAAGGCTAACTCCGCACGATGAAAGCCAATGAAAATTGCCCAATCGCACGCGCTTGCCATTCCAGATTCCCTCGACCCCTGAGCCGCGTTCTTCCCTCCAATGGGAAATTTCGACGAAGGGAAACTGGCTAAAATGGCGAGTAATGGCCTGGCTCACCGGATGGTGGCTCGACCACGCAAGCGAGCGGAAAAGGGAACCGGCCTCTTTCTCCTCGGCACTGCTCACCACCAGCTCTTCCACAAAGAGGCCGGCACGGGAAAGCGTTCCCGTTTTATCGAAAATAACCGTGTCAATGTTTCCACACTTTTCCAAAGCAAGCGCGTCACGAATAAGAATCCCGCGGTGAGCCGCCACGTTCGCCGCCACCATGATTGCGGCCGGGGTAGCCAACCCCATGGCACAGGGACAAGCAACAATCAAAACCGAAACTGCCCGGATCCAAGCACTCTCCCACCCAATCGGATGAATCTGACCCCAGAAAAGCGCGGTTGCCCCCGCAAGTAACACTACCACGACCACAAAAATGTTACTGACCTTGTCCACGAATCGCTGAACGGAAGCACGACTACTCTGTGCCCGCTCAACCACGCGGGCAATGTGGGCGAGAACCGTGTCCGATCCGGCTGCCTTCACCTCGACAAGCACGCGACCATCCAAATTGGTCGTGCCAGCGAAAACCGGTTCTCCAGGACCCTTAGAAACGGGTTGGGCTTCGCCACTGAGCATGCTTTCATCAAGCGTGGTCGTCCCTTCTACAATGGTCCCATCCACCGGAACACGATCCCCCGGTCGCAAGACCACACGGTCGCCCGGGCGGACCCTCCATAACTCGCGGAGCTCTTCCTTCCCATCGGGCAAGAGCACCATCGCCCGATCGGGAGCCAGCGACAGCAGTCCCCGCAAGGCTCCGGTCGCCCTTTCGGTGGCCCGGTGCTCAAGCCAGTGTCCAATTCCGACAAGCGTGATAATGGCTGCAGCTTCATCAAAATACAGGTGATGAACTGCCGAAGGTCGTAAGAGCCCATAAAAACTAAGGAAAAAGGCCGCGCTACTTCCAAGAGCCACCAGAGTGTCCATGTTCAACCGGCCCTGCCGGGCTTGCCGCCAAGCTCCTTGATAAAAAGGGGCACCGGTGACAAACTGCACCGGCAAGGCCATCGCTAGCTGAACCCATCCTGGCCATCCCTCTTCCATCGGGCCAAACCACTCCCACAAAAAGAGAAGAGAAGTAAAAAATCCTCCAATGATAATTCTTTGCTTCCAACCAATGAGATCCTTACGACCCTCCGAAAGAGGGGTCGCCTCGTACCCAGCTTCCTGCACGGCTTGAAGAAGCTCTGGCAACGGGGGAGCGTCTCCCTTGCCCTCTACTGTGGCGCAGGCTGTTTCCAATTCCACCGAAACCCGCGCGACCCCATCGACCCGTTCTAAAGCCTCACGGACATGCCGAGCACAGTTCGCACAACTCATGCCTTGCACGCGCAAAGTGGTGCGATATCCCATTTTACCTAGGAGGATACGACTGTCGGTGGGTCCTGCCTATTGCCTCTTTTCCCATGGCCCCCGGGCCGGATGAGAGTAGCCCTTTGGAACAAGTCTTTCTTACAAATAGAATAGCGCTTTATCCCATCTCTCCCAAAAAGCTCATTCCTTCCCAGAATTCGCTCCGTTTTACCCACCCCACGCACCCCATCCGGAACCCCAAAACCCATAGAAAGTTCTATCCCTCGCAACGAGCCCCGGAGAGATGTTCCAAGATCTGGATCGCGTTCCACGCAGCTCCTTTTAGGAGCTGATCACCGGCAAGGAAAAAGGCAAGCCCATGGGGATGGGAAGGATCTTCCCGGATTCGACCTACCAGAACCTCTAACCTCCCGGCAGCATCCACCGGCATAGGAAAGGTATTTGACTCCCGATCATCCACCACGCGAACGCCCGGAGCCTGGGACAGCAACTTCCGTGCCTCTTCCGCGGAGAGCTTCTCTTCTGTCTCCACCACAACGGCCTCACAATGAGCCCGGAAAACCGGCACCCGTACACAGGTAGCACACACCCCTAGATCTGGCTCGTGAAAAATCTTTCGCAGTTCCCTCGCTACCTTGTTCTCCTCTTCGTTGAAACCGTCAGGACCGATCGGGGAATCGTGGCTAAAAACATTAAACGCGATCGGATGACGAAATACCTGCCTGACTACTGGCAAACCTCGCACATAGGCACGGACTTGCCGGTGAAGCTCCTCAAGCCCTCGAGCTCCAGCTCCGCTTGCCGCTTGATAGGTCGCTACAATCACACGGCGAATCCGGGCCTGCAAGTGCAACGGCCAAAGCACAACGGAGAGTAGCGCCGTAGTGCAGTTAGGGTTTGCCACAATTGCTGGATGATGCGCCAAATCCCCCGGATTGACCTCTGGTACTACAAGGGGCACACTAGGGTCATACCGGTACGCACTTGAGTTATCAATGACCACTGCCCCGCTGCGAATCGCCTCGGGAACATATAAAAGCGATCGTTCTCTCCCTGCGCTAAAAAGAGCAAAGTCAATCCCCTCGAAGGCTCCCGGTGAGACTGTCCGAACCTCCAACTCCTGAGAGCCAACGGAAATTCGTCGCCCTCGAGAGTTTTCCGAAGCAAATAGCCGTAATTCCTTAAGGGGAAAATGTCGCAGCTCAAGCAACCGGATCATTTCCCGGCCTACTGCCCCTGTGGCTCCGACAATGGCGACACGAAAGGATTGCACAAGCTTCAATGGTACGCCTTTTGCGACGCCACTCAATGAAAGTTTCAAAGCCAATTCCCCAATACCGGCAGGACCGCACCTTTGCCTGGAAATCTCCGGCATGATCATTCCTTTTCCAAAGGGGTCATTTTTTGTTTATGGTGGTAACCTCAAGTGGCTACAAGAGTTTCCTAGGAAAGCACGATGATTGCTTCTCCCTTCCCACCTTCTGACCCAGCACCGGATCCCGCGCCACCACCCTCGCTCTACACCGTTAAATCCGTTGCCCAGGCGCTCGGAATCCATCCGAAACGTGTCTGGTTTTACTATCGGGCAGGCCTGGTGAGCCACGTGCGTACAACCGAGACGGGCGAACCCCTCTTTGATGACGAGGCCCTCTACTGGTTGAGCCAAATCCATTCCCTACAAAAAAGTTACCGCGTGAAAAGAGAGGTCCTCCAACTCATTCTCCATCTCCTTCATGAAATCGAGCGCTTAAAGCGGCTGCTTAACCATCGACCTATCGAGTAGTCAATCTTTCACGGGCCCATCTCTTCTCCTTAGCCCGTTCTCAGCGGCTTTTCACCCGTGCTCGTCGAGGTCCATGACCGGTTCACCAGTCACTACCCTCAACCGGCCGCCGCTAGGAGACCGGTCAACGGAAAAACTTTCCGCCAGTCGTATTGAAAAACGGGGAAGCTCAACAACGCTCGAATCTCCGTCGATTCATCGGCCGCATACACGGCCCGCCTCGCAAGTCTCGTCTTTCCCTTCTGTGAAGAACCCGGGGCTAAAGTCGCAGGCTTTATAATAGCGTGCAGAGATGGCTGTCCCCCCTGCTCCTACCATAAGGCGTGTCCCGCGCTGTCGGTAACGAAAGCGGCGTCTCGCCAATGCTAGCAAAATTCCGACGTGCGTTCGCGCCACTCTTCGCCCGGAGACCATAGTGGGGACGCACCGAAACGATGTCCGGAGCGTTTCCCTCGAACTCCACAACACAAATAGCTCCGGCTGGTGGAGGCTGGATCGACGTGGTCGACGCAGGACGGCAGCTGCCACCATGCTCACCGGTGCCGACGGGGCACACCTGCTTGCGGGCCTTCCTCTGGTTGCGGACGTGCGTGATGTCTTCCATTCCGATCCTATGGCCTCCGCCTCGATAGCAGCCTGGACGATGACTCTACTCGTTTCGGGATGGATGTGCCGAACGCGGCCGCATTTTTTTTGGGAGTCCTACGGGAGCTTTTGTCTAGCGCTTTGGCTGCCGTTGGACGGAAGACAACGACACAGGGCAAGGGAGCGATCGCGCTTGCCGCACAACTTTCCCGCTGCCAAAGACTTTGCCTCTGCTTATCGCGGCGACGTTCTTTTGCCCGACATCTACACCCAGCATGGGGCCGGAGGCCACAGCTTGCCAATCTTTCGTTTCGACGACGAGGTTTAGATACCACGTCCTGTAGCAAAAGACCCCTTCATGGCGTATGTGCGCTTGTCGAAGCGCACACTGACATCGGCGGAGCGGATAGCCGGAACGGGCGCCTCGTTCCTGATGCATCCCCATGTTTTTTCCCCTGTAGGTGCCGCACACCGTAAGAAACAGCATGCAGCACATCTGGGCGCCCAAAGGCGTTGCCCAGTGCAGCAGGGTGTACGCGCGCTGCTCGTGCAGGGCTACCCTCTTCCAGACGCAATGCTTGCGCATGACCGGATTGACCCGGTTGCAAGCGTCGCCGTAGGCCGAAGAGAGTGGGGTAAGCGATCTTACTTCTTCCGCCATAACGTCCCGTTGGATCGACACCGTGCCCATCATAACTCATCGCCTTCGTCGGGTAACATGGTAAGAACTCTCGAGCGACCGGCAGATACTCTCGGCGCTCCCATTGCCCGCCGTCCCGACGGACTACGAGGGCGACCGAAAGCTCGTCGCCCCACAGCTGCTTCTTCCGCTCAAAAAAACGGTGGAACCGCCGCCTGGCCGTGACGCCCTTGAGCAGCTTGACGGCATCGGCCACGGCGATGACAGGCCGAATGGCGACAAAAAGATTCATCCGGCTGGATCTCCTGGGAGATCACAGGCAGGCCACGTTCGGCGCAGATCGCATCTACCATCGTTCCGCTTCCCCCAGCCACCGCTCCGGTCAACACGTCGGACCAATCCTCCGGACACTGGATCCTTTGGTCGGCCATTGGATCGACGCCATTGCGCTTGGTAATTATATCTCAACCATCCAGCAGATTGCGCACCCCATAGTGCGCTCCGCCATTGCTCCCGCGATTTCAATCGCGAGGTTCTTGCTGAAGGTCTATGAATTAAGTGGTCCCCAAGTAGTTGGGGGTGGGATCGGCAGCGGGATCGCGGGTATGAGGTGCTTGCTTCAGAGGTGATGCTCGATCGCATCCCCATTTACTTCTCCCCGCGGCCAACGGTTAGCCCGGCCATCGTCGCGTAAGACTCTCTCAAGGGCACGACTGCAAGAGGGTTCTTTACAAGGTTTCCGCATCTAAACGAGATTAAACTCGTGGATTTCACATTCACCGATTTACCCGGCACGTGGCAACATTTCACGACCACGCTCAGCGATGACAACGAGGATATCTTTACCGAAGGCCTGGGCTTCGACCGCTCGAACATTCGCGGCTGGAAAGCATCAATGCCTCGGACATGTTCGTCATTCCAGATCCCGCCACCGCGTGGATCGACATCTTCAATGCGGAGAAAACTCTCTCTCATCTGCACCATCGTGGATCCGATCGCCCGCGAGCCTTACGATAGCGATCTCCGCGGCGTGGCAGAAAAAAGCCGAAGCATATCTGAAAAGCACAGGCATCGCCGACACCGCGTACTTCGGGCCCGAGGCGGAGTTCTTCATCTTCGACGAGGTGTGATTCAGTTACAATGGTAATGCGTCGTTCCACCACATCGATAGCGTCGAAGGACATGAGAACAGCGCGCGTGAAGAGTTCCCTAACCTGAGCTACGAAATCCGCCCAAAGGAAGGTTACTTTCCAGCGCCTCCGATGGATACGCTACAAGATATCCGCAACGAAATGGCCCTGGAATTGGAAAAGGCCGGCATTGCGGTGGACAAACAACATCACGAAGTCGCCACGGCAGGCCAAGTCGAGATCGATATCTGGTTCGCTCCGCTAAAACAAATGGCCGACTCGATGCAGTATTATAAATACATCGTTCGCAATGTGGCGCGACGACATAACAAAACCGTCACGTTCATGCCCAAACCCCTCTTTGCCGATAACGGTTCCGGCATGCATACCCACATTTCGCTCTGGAAAGATGGCAAACCGCTTTTCGCCGGAAACGGGTACGCGGGGCTGAGCGAAACAGCGCTTTTCTTTATCGACGGAATCTTAAAGCACGCACCACGCCCACTTGTTTTACAAACCCAACCACCCACAGTTTCAAGCGTCTGGTGCCGGGGTTCGAAGCCCCTGTGAATCTGGCATACTCGGCGCGCAATCGCTCCGCCGCCATTCGGATTCCCACGCATTCTGCCAGCCCGAAAGCTAAACGAATCGAATTTCGCACGCCGGACGCCTCGGCGAACCCGTACATCGCCTTTTCCATAATGCTTCTCGCCGGATTGGACAGCATTCAAAACCGCATCGATCCCGGCGATCCGCTAGACAAAAATCTGTGCGAACTGCTGCCTGAAGAACTGGCCCGAATCGCCAGCGTTCCGGATTCATTGCGCAGCGCCATCGAAGCCCTTCAGGCCGATCACGCGTTCCTGTTGCGCGGCGATGTGTTCAACGAAGACTTCATCGCCAACTGGATCGATATGAAACAAAAAGAATACGACGCGCTGCGTCTCCGTCCCCACCCCTACGAGTTTGCAATGTATTACGACGTCTGATGAAAGACCTTTCGCCAGCGCGCGGCCGCGACCCGCCAGCGGCTCGAACGGGATAAGTTTTCCCTCTGGCGGACTGCTGTTACTCAAAACGTTTCCAGCTTTCGAAGCGGGCCGAGCGTTTATAAAATTCTTCCGTTCACGGGAGGCGCACAAGTGTCGGGTGAACCCTGGCTCCCTCCACACGGA is a window encoding:
- a CDS encoding heavy metal translocating P-type ATPase, producing the protein MGYRTTLRVQGMSCANCARHVREALERVDGVARVSVELETACATVEGKGDAPPLPELLQAVQEAGYEATPLSEGRKDLIGWKQRIIIGGFFTSLLFLWEWFGPMEEGWPGWVQLAMALPVQFVTGAPFYQGAWRQARQGRLNMDTLVALGSSAAFFLSFYGLLRPSAVHHLYFDEAAAIITLVGIGHWLEHRATERATGALRGLLSLAPDRAMVLLPDGKEELRELWRVRPGDRVVLRPGDRVPVDGTIVEGTTTLDESMLSGEAQPVSKGPGEPVFAGTTNLDGRVLVEVKAAGSDTVLAHIARVVERAQSSRASVQRFVDKVSNIFVVVVVLLAGATALFWGQIHPIGWESAWIRAVSVLIVACPCAMGLATPAAIMVAANVAAHRGILIRDALALEKCGNIDTVIFDKTGTLSRAGLFVEELVVSSAEEKEAGSLFRSLAWSSHHPVSQAITRHFSQFPFVEISHWREERGSGVEGIWNGKRVRLGNFHWLSSCGVSLPEGSRENGSRIGLAVEGTLIAWVRIGSEPKEEAARVITELRKQGFRVGLLSGDSREATLAFARKVGLHPDEVIAEVRPHEKAQAIARWQEQGRRVAFVGDGINDAPALAQADLGIAVLGATDLAKESSDVVLLRAEIENIPFVLQLALATLRTIRQNLFWAFFYNASAIPLAVVGWVSPVVCAAAMGLSDLFVLGNALRLYRLGRSS
- a CDS encoding aspartate-semialdehyde dehydrogenase — translated: MPEISRQRCGPAGIGELALKLSLSGVAKGVPLKLVQSFRVAIVGATGAVGREMIRLLELRHFPLKELRLFASENSRGRRISVGSQELEVRTVSPGAFEGIDFALFSAGRERSLLYVPEAIRSGAVVIDNSSAYRYDPSVPLVVPEVNPGDLAHHPAIVANPNCTTALLSVVLWPLHLQARIRRVIVATYQAASGAGARGLEELHRQVRAYVRGLPVVRQVFRHPIAFNVFSHDSPIGPDGFNEEENKVARELRKIFHEPDLGVCATCVRVPVFRAHCEAVVVETEEKLSAEEARKLLSQAPGVRVVDDRESNTFPMPVDAAGRLEVLVGRIREDPSHPHGLAFFLAGDQLLKGAAWNAIQILEHLSGARCEG
- a CDS encoding chaperone modulator CbpM; its protein translation is MIASPFPPSDPAPDPAPPPSLYTVKSVAQALGIHPKRVWFYYRAGLVSHVRTTETGEPLFDDEALYWLSQIHSLQKSYRVKREVLQLILHLLHEIERLKRLLNHRPIE